A stretch of Chanodichthys erythropterus isolate Z2021 chromosome 20, ASM2448905v1, whole genome shotgun sequence DNA encodes these proteins:
- the zfp64 gene encoding zinc finger protein 64 → MATFNGEGVNHLLVEVSPDIHICGFCKQQYNNVEVFFAHKQNCCQIPSTQISARNNSGPSETFQTCVPKVKKTLTKAQKTPSKKLKPALTQKRHICTFSGCTFKTQYGQKDMERHMLTHTGERPFECELCHKRFSRRDKLNLHSRLHTGEKPHKCKYCPYAAADSSSLKKHLRIHYDERPFKCQICPYASRNSSQLTVHLRSHTGDAPFQCNQCDAKFKINSDLKRHSRVHSGEKPYKCELCEYRCAMKANLKSHVQLKHSASDSFRCSKCDFQCSTKAALRHHSRQHQPAQPLQCSECSYSCSNKGALKIHERVHSDERPFKCEHCSFASKQRSNLLIHRRKCHADKPDRQCKGGTGEEPPKPLSSRYRARLEATRAFRCDLCEASFVREDSLRSHKRQHNSNAQQQTYNQESQTVTKQPVQNAGFATDAPSSYNATHLKIIVAPSLVPEATFVQASAAKTLLGPDDHEVLLNPVIQHVNMLAPEGGLEHQTVLLTQISPGENVPQTSTQNFIASASDGTHTFITSCSDLESLHKLIQEGGTEVTVVTEANPAIAATKEPLNIDGTSSQDVSKHSEVAVPEDSLDIGPPGTILVQSLPLSISTQDQQANKYHLSPHHIFSDSNTVDIGDS, encoded by the exons ATGGCAACATTCAACGGAGAAG GAGTAAACCACCTCTTAGTAGAAGTGAGTCCCGACATCCACATCTGCGGCTTCTGCAAACAGCAATACAACAACGTTGAGGTCTTTTTTGCACACAAGCAAAACTGCTGCCAAATCCCCTCGACACAAATATCAGCCCGAAACAACAGTGGACCTAGTG AGACATTTCAGACATGTGTACCAAAAGTCAAGAAGACCCTCACCAAAGCCCAGAAAACCCCCTCCAAAAAGCTAAAGCCTGCACTAACTCAGAAAAGACACATATGCACATTCTCAG GTTGTACATTCAAAACTCAGTATGGCCAAAAAGACATGGAGAGACATATGTTAACACATACTG GTGAGAGGCCTTTCGAGTGTGAACTGTGTCATAAACGCTTCAGTCGTCGCGATAAGCTTAATCTCCACAGCCGTTTGCACACAGGAGAGAAACCACACAAGTGTAAGTACTGTCCGTACGCGGCGGCCGACAGCAGTAGCCTGAAAAAGCATCTTCGTATCCACTATGATGAGAGACCCTTTAAGTGTCAGATATGCCCCTACGCCAGCCGCAACTCCAGCCAGCTGACCGTTCACCTCCGATCTCACACAG GTGACGCCCCTTTCCAGTGCAATCAATGCGATGCCAAATTCAAGATCAACTCTGACCTGAAGCGTCACAGTCGGGTTCACTCCGGCGAGAAGCCTTATAAGTGTGAACTCTGTGAGTATCGCTGTGCCATGAAGGCCAATTTAAAATCGCATGTGCAGCTAAAGCACAGCGCCTCTGACTCCTTCCGCTGTTCAAAGTGTGACTTCCAGTGCTCCACCAAAGCCGCCCTGCGACACCATTCACGCCAGCACCAGCCGGCCCAGCCTTTGCAGTGCAGCGAGTGCAGTTACTCCTGCTCCAACAAGGGGGCTCTCAAGATCCATGAGCGCGTGCACTCGGACGAACGGCCCTTTAAATGTGAGCACTGTTCGTTTGCTAGTAAGCAGCGCAGTAATTTGTTAATTCACAGGAGGAAGTGTCATGCGGATAAACCGGACCGGCAGTGTAAAGGCGGGACAGGGGAGGAGCCTCCCAAACCTCTTAGCTCACGCTACCGGGCGAGACTGGAGGCAACGCGGGCCTTTCGTTGCGACTTGTGCGAGGCTTCATTCGTCAGGGAGGATTCTCTTCGCAGCCACAAGAGGCAGCATAACAGTAACGCACAACAACAAACTTATAATCAAGAGTCACAAACTGTTACCAAACAACCTGTACAAAATGCAGGATTTGCAACCGATGCACCATCTTCCTACAACGCAACGCATCTTAAGATCATTGTGGCGCCCTCTTTAGTACCGGAGGCTACTTTCGTTCAGGCTTCCGCCGCAAAGACGCTGCTCGGTCCGGATGATCACGAAGTGCTTTTGAACCCCGTAATACAGCACGTCAACATGCTAGCACCAGAAGGTGGCCTCGAGCACCAGACGGTTTTACTCACTCAAATCAGTCCCGGTGAAAACGTCCCACAAACCAGTACTCAAAACTTCATCGCATCAGCTTCCGACGGCACACACACCTTTATCACGTCCTGTTCTGACCTGGAAAGCCTACACAAGCTCATCCAGGAGGGCGGGACTGAGGTTACGGTGGTAACGGAGGCGAATCCGGCGATCGCCGCCACAAAGGAACCGCTGAACATTGACGGCACCTCGTCTCAGGACGTGTCCAAGCACTCAGAGGTCGCTGTGCCTGAAGACAGTTTAGATATCGGTCCACCGGGGACCATTCTTGTTCAAAGTCTCCCTTTGTCCATTTCAACACAAGACCAGCAGGCTAACAAGTACCATCTGTCTCCGCACCATATATTTTCAGACTCAAACACAGTGGACATCGGTGATTCGTAG